Below is a genomic region from Leifsonia sp. Root112D2.
CCCGGCAACTCCGGCGGCGCCCTGCTCAATGACCAGGGCGAGGTGATAGGCGTCAACGTCGCCATTGCCGGGGCGAGCGGCTCAAGCAGTTCCGGCCAGCAGTCGGGTAGCATCGGCGTCGGCTTCGCCATTCCGTCGAACCTTGCGCAGCGCGTTGCCAACGAGCTGATCAGGAACCACAAGGGCAGCCACGGTCTGCTCGGTGCCACGGTGCAGGATGCCACGGCCGACAGTTCCACCTCAACGGTCGGTGCGCTTCTGCACTCGATCTCCAGCGGCGGTGCCGCGGCGAACGCGGGGCTCAAGTCCGGCGACATCGTCACCAACTTCAATGGACTGCCCATCACGAGTGCCACCGACCTCACCGCCCAGGTGCGTTACCTCGCCGGCGGCAGCAAGGCCGATCTGACGTACGTCAGGAACGGCAAGAATTACACCGTGAGCGTCACGCTGGGCACCCTCGCCAGCTGACTCACGGAGCCACCCCAATGGCCGCTCGCGCATCCCCCTGCGTGAGCGGCCATTGCCGTCGTTCCGGCCTGCGCGAGTGACCGGCTGGTAAGCTCGAGCGACCTCATGACGACGGGAAACGATGGCGCACGACACCCCTGAGAACACCCTGCCCGGTGTCTCATACGTCATGCCCGTGCTCAACGAGGTGGCCCACGTTCGCGCCGCAGTTGACAGCCTCCTCGCCCAGGATTACGAGGGACCCATCGAGGTCACGCTCGCCCTGGGGCCGAGCATCGACGGCACCACCGAACTCGTCGCGCAACTCTCCGCGGCCGACCCTCGCATCAGCGTCGTGCAGAACGAGATCGGTTCGACTCCATCCGGACTCAACATCGCCATCCGCGCCTCGAGCTACCCCGTCGTCATCCGTGTCGACGCGCATTCGGAACTGCCCTCTGACTACACGCGCATCGCCGTCGAGACGATTCTCGCCACCGGTGCCGACAACGTGGGCGGCATCATGGATGCCCAGGGCATCACCCCGTTCGAGCGCGCCGTCGCTCGCGCCTACGGCAGTCGCATCGGCCTCGGCGGCACCCCGCTGCACCTCGGCGGCTCCGAAGGGCCTGCCGAGACCGTGTACCTCGGTGTTTTCCGTCGCGAGAGCCTGCTGGATGCCGGACTCTTCAACGAGGACATCAAACGGGGGCAGGACTGGGAACTCAACCGTCGCATCCGGGCGCGCGGGGGAACCGTGTGGTTCACGCCCCGGCTGAAGGTCACCTATCGGCCGCGCCCGAATCTGGGCAAGCTGGCGCGGCAGTTCTTCTCGACGGGCATCTGGCGGGGCGAGCTTGCCCGGCGCTTTCCCGCCGCCAACGGCATCCGCTATTTCGCGCCACCCGTGATGGTGCTGGGGGTAGCGCTCGGCTTTCTGCTCGGCCTCGTCGGTGTGGTGCAGGCGGCGGTTGGGGCGGCACCGTGGCTGCTCGTCGGCTTCGCGATTCCCGCGATCTATCTCGTGATCGTGATCGTGTCGGCAATCGTTGTGGCACGCGCGGAGGGTGCGCGCGCCTGGCTCTGGTTTCTCATAGTCTTGCCCTGCATCCACTTTTGTTGGGGGATCGGCTTCGTGCTCGGCTTCCTCGCGCTCACGCGCAACATCACCGAGCACGTCGGAAGGTAGCAATGTCGCAAGAACCTCCGCTGACGCACCGGCCCGGTGGCTCGGCTGAGGGGCCGAACAACACCAGGCCCGTCTCCATTGCCGAGCTCAAAGCGGTGGCCCAGCCGCCCGAGGTGCGCGGCCGCCGCAACGCCGAGCACTGGACAGCGTCACTGTATCTGCGCAGGCTGTCGCCGTACATCACCTGGATGCTTCTCAAGACGCGCATTTCCGCCAACGGTGTCACCGGCCTGATGATTCTCGTCGGCTGGTCCACGGCCGCTGCCCTCCTCATTCCTGGAATCTGGGGGGCGCTCGTCGCGCTCGTGCTCGGCCAGCTGCAGATGCTGGTGGACTGCTGCGACGGCGAGGTCGCCCGCTGGCGTCACACCTCGTCACCGGCCGGTGTCTTTCTCGACAAGGTGGGCCACTATTCCACCGAGGCGCTCATTCCGATTGCCCTGGGCATTCGGGCCGCCGCGTACCCGTTCGAGACACCGGCCGATTTTCTGTGGACAACGCTCGGATTCGCCCTCGCCCTCTTCATCGTGCTCAACAAGGCGCTCAACGACATGGTGCACGTTGCACGGGCGAATGCGGGGCTCACCAAGCTGGCGGACACGCATGGAGAGTCGACCCCAACGCATGGCGCCGTAGCCCGGCTGCGTCGCATCGCTCACTTCGTGCCGTTCCACCGGCTTTACCACTCGGTCGAACTCACGATGATCGCGTTTGCGTTCGCCGTGGTGGGTCTCTTCATCGGCAATGAGCTGGCGAACCGCATTCTCGTCTCGGTGCTTGTTCCGCTCGCGCTGCTCGCGCTGATCGGCCACTTCGTCGCAATCATGGCCTCGAAGCGTGTCCGCTCCTGACCTTCCCGCAGCCCTCACCGCGCCCACTGTGGGCGTGGTGGTGCTCACCCAGGGCAAGCGGGCGGATGATCTCTCCCGCGGCATCCGCAGCGTGCTCGCCCAGCAGGGGGTGAGTGTCGACGTGGTGGTGGTCGGCAACGGCTGGGACCCGGCGAGCGCTGATCCCGCGCTGCCGGCCGGTGTGAAGACGTTGTACCTGCAGGAGAACCTCGGAATTCCCGCGGGGCGCAATCGCGGTGTCGCGCACGTTGAGGGCGCGTATATCTTCTTCCTCGACGACGACGCGAGCGTGCCGGAGCCGTCCTTCCTGGCCGACGCCATTGCGACGCTTCAGGCGGATCCGCGCATCGGACTGCTGCAGCCGCGCGTCGTCGACCCGAGCGGCGTCACCTCGCCGCGGCGCTGGGTGCCGCGCATCCGCAAGGGCGAGGCTACCGAGTCCGGTGCCGTGTTCTCCTGCTGGGAGGGTGCAGTGCTGCTGCCCCGCACCGTGTTCGATGCGACCGGGGGCTGGGCCGATCCGTTCTTCTACGCGCATGAGGGCATTGAGCTCGCGTGGCGTGTGTGGGACCAGGGGCGCATCGCCTGGTACGCAGGCGATCTCGTGGCGAATCATCCGGCCATCGAGCCGACCCGGCACGCGTATTACTACCGGTTGAATGCGCGCAATCGGGTGTGGCTGGCGCGTCGCAACCTGCCCGCGGTGCTGGTGCCGTTGTATGTCGGGTCGTGGACGGGTGTGCAGTTGCTGCGCTGGGCGCGGCGACCGGCGGCGCTGAAGGCGTGGTTCGGGGGCTGGCGTGAGGGGTGGCGCACAGATCCGGGGCAGCGGCGTCCGATGCGGTGGCGCACCGTGTGGCGCATGACGGCCGCGGGGCGTCCGCCGGTTGTTTAGGGGCGGCGGTCTGTGTCGTCGCCGCGCTTGCCCAGCCGCTTGATCGGTTTGGCCGCGGATGCGCCGAGAGAGCGGATGCCCCGGTTCACGCTGCCGATGCCGCGATTGACTGTGCCGATACTGCGGTTCACGCTTCCCAGAACGTACACACGGCCCTCATTCGGATCGGCCAGCGCCTCGGGCATCACGAACGGCGGCGTACCGAAGGCGAGGCGTGAGCTCTGCAGCACCTTGCGCCCGAGCAGGTGGTTGCCGGTGCCGCCGATGACGGCGCCGACTCCGAAGGGAATCGCCTTGGCGAGGAGGCTGGTGCCGCCCCGTAGGGCGAACTGCTTGAGAAACGTCGACTTGAGTCGGTCGGCGAGTGGCCCGACCACGAGCTGGGGGAGTCCGCTGGTGATGATCTCGCCCCAGTAGCGGTTGCGGGCGACGCCTCCGCCCGTCGCCTGCCCCGCCCAGTTGCGCACGAGGTCGGCGCCTTCACGGCCGAGCATCATGGTCATGACCAGCGCCCGGGCCCGATCCGGATCGCTGACGGCGATGCCGTGAACCTCGCTCACGGACTGGGTGAACAGCGCGGTGGCCTCGAGAAACCCGGCGGTCTCGACGCCGGAGAGGGCGAGAGTGATACCCGTGCCGATCCCCGGAACGACGGCGGTGACGCCGACCGCTGCACCGCCTGTCGTGACGGCCGCCAGGTAGCGCCGCTCGAGAATGCGGATCAACTCCTGGGGTGTGGCATGCGGATGCCGTCGCCTGATGCCGCGCAGGTGGGCGAGTACCACGGGTCGCTGGATCGCGAGCGCCTTGTCGATGCTGCGCAGCGTGCGCGAGGGCAGCGCGCCTCCCTGCGGCGTGCCGCCGGATGCCGTGATCATCGGCTTGGGTTTCGTCGTGCGTGCCATCGCGCCCCTCCCGCTCGATGTGGCTGGTGTCTCGCTCGATCCTATGTCGACCCGCCTGAGTGGGAGCCTGCACCCGTGCCGCTCTCTAGCTCGAGAGCAGCGCCGCTGCCGTGCTACGCGCCGCCGACAGAACCTCAGTGGAGACCGCGGCGACCACGTGTTCCAGAGATGCGCGGCTGGCCGTGAACAACTTCTCCGGTCGAATGAAGCTGTCGATCGGCAACGCGCCTGACGCGAGATCGGTGCGCCGCAGCGGTACCGGATTCGGGCTGGAAGATCGCCGAGAGGTGATCTGGCACAGAACAACATCGCGTTCGTCCGCCTCGGCGAGAACGAGCGCAGGGCGTCGCTTCACTCCCGATCCGTCTGAATACGGGAACGACACGGTGACGATATCGCCTACTGCAACCCGGCCCATGCCGCATCTTCCTCCGGCTTTTCCCAATCGCTCAGGGCGCTCTGGCTCATGAAGAGCAGCGACAATCCCGAGTCGGGTTCGAAGACCGGACTGAGAAGAATGCCGTCGTCGACAATGCTCATCTCGATGTCGCCCCGTAGCCTGGCGCTCTCAAGCAAGGCGCGGGGTATCCGCACGCCCTGCGAGTTTCCTATCCGCACGATCTTCGCCTTCATGGTAATTACAGTGTAATCACGGTGAGTGTACGGTCGTTCAATTCAGGCTGACCGTCGGTGGGTGAATCTGTGAATAATCGCCGCAGAGCGTCGCCTGTGGAGTGCTCACGAGGCGGACCTGAACGTGCCGAAGTGCCCCCTCCTCCACAGGCAGGAACCACCGCAGGTTATCCACATAAAAAAGCCTTTTGATCTGGGAATTTACCTTGTTTACGACCCCCGAATTATGAGATAATTGAGCCATGAACAACCCCGTCGCACTCGTAGAGGAACGCGGCCTCGCCGGTGCTTTTCGGTGCGGAGCAGACGTGGGCCAACTCACCGACGATGCCCTTCTGGGTGAGGCCGCCGAGGCCGAGCGGGAGGGCCGTCGAATCGACGCCCGCCGAGTTGCTCTCGCGGCGGAGATCGCAGAACGATCTCGCAAAGAACTGGGCAGCGCCGGTCTTGCCTCCCGAAGGGGTTGCCGTAACGCCAACGAGCTTCTGCAGCGTGTCACGCTGGTCTCGGCGGCAACCGCGGAGAAACGCATGCGGCTGGGGCGTGAGACCCGCGCTCAACAGAGCCTGGTCGGGTTGTCGATGCCGGCGCGGTTCCCGAAGGTCTCTGAGGGCCTCGCCGACGGCTCGCTCGGGGTCGACGCCGCAGCGGCGATCGTGCGAGTGCTGGCGCCCGCCCTGGGGCGTTCCGGCATCGACGAGCTCGCGACGGCCGAGACCGAGCTTGTTGCATCCGCGACCGGCGCATCCGACGAATCGCCTGTCGCGGCCACCGCCGATGAAGTGCGGGTGCAGGCGGCGGTGTGGCACGCCTTCCTCGATCCAGACGGGGCAGAACCGGCCGAGCAGAAGGCGCTGCGTCGCCGCGGTCTGTGGGTCGGGCGCGAGCGAGACGGAATCACCTCATTCGGCGGTGGGCTGATGGGTCAGGCTGCGGCGCAGTTGCGCCGCCTGCTCGACACTGGCCTTGCCCCCAAGACCGCGCCGGCATTCATGAGTGAAGAAGAGCGCCGCGGCATCGAGGCCGAGAAAGATCCTCGCACTCTCGACCAGCAACGTCACGACGTCTTCGCCTCCATGCTCGATTTCGTTGCCCGCAGCGGTGAGGTGCCGACGATCGGCGGGCAAGCCCCGACGCTACTCGTCAGCGTGCGCGCCGAAGACCTGCGCAGCGGTCATGGCACAGGTCACCTCGACGGCGAGCCGGTACCGATCTCCATGCGCGCCGTGAAGCAGTTCGCCTGCACCGGCGGCGTGCAGCAGGTGGTTTTCGACAACGCCGGGCGCATCATCGAACTCGGTTCCGCGCAGCGCTGCTTCACCCCACAGCAGCGCCGGGCAATCACACTGCGCGACGGCGGATGCCTCATTCCCGGCTGTCAGATCCCCGCCGGCTGGTGCGAGATCCACCACGTCACTCCCGCCGCGAGCGAGGGCGAAACTCACACAGACAACGGTGTTCTCCTGTGCTGGTTCCACCATCGCACCATCGAGACCTCCCGATGGCAGATCCGTATGATCCGCGGCGTGCCCCACATCAAGGCACCGCCCTGGATCGATCCGCGCTCCACCTGGCGCCGCGCCACCAAGGCGCCCACCGCGCTCGCCGACGCCATCCACCGCCGCGCCGGCTGAACAAGTTCCGCTCGTTGAGGAGCCGTCGAGGTGGTGGGTCGAGTAGGCCGCCAGCGGACGTATCGAGACCAACGAGCGTCTCGAAACCGCCACTCACTACTGGGTCAGTTCTCGGCCCGAATCCGCAGCGCCGGCAACCTCTTCACGATGCGCACGGTCTCGACGCTCACCGTCACGATGCTCTTCAGTAGCTTCAGAATGTACTGCGGATCGCCGTGCTCAGCGCCCCAATCGTTCGGGTCGTTGCGGATACCGCTGGCCTTGTCCACCTTCACCTGGTACCGCTCGAGTATCCACTCAATCGCCGAGCGCGATCCGAGCAGATACTCGTGCGCCTCGTCCGGAATGCCGCTCAGCGTGATCTCGTCGTTGTACCGGATCGTCGATTTGTCCCACGCCCCGGCCTTGCCCGCGAACCGCATCTTCTCGACCCGGTAGTCGACCTCTCCGCTGGTTGAGGAGGCCGCCCGCGGCCGTCTCGAAACCGCCATCTCGAGCGGGTACGGTTCGACGCTCTCGTACCCCAGGTGCAGCTCCGCAAGCTCGCGCCCCGCCTCGGCAAACGCCCAGAAGTCGGATGCCTCGGCCAGCTTCGGAATGCGCGGCAACATCTTCTTCAGATCCGCCGCGTACGTCGTGCGGTAGTCGGGGGAGTGCAGCAGCCCGTACACGAAGTAAAAGACGTCATCCTTGCTCGTCTGCGAACCGTAGAGAGTGCGGTACTCCGCGAGGATCTCGTCGGTGACGTTGTCGATGCGCGTGTACGGTTCGACATCGTCGAAGAGGCTCGGCTGCTCGCTTCGTGCTTCGTACGTGTAGCGGGCATAAAACTGCCCTGTTGCGAGTAGATGCAAATCCGGAATGGAATCTGTCAGGAGACATGAGAAATCGCTGCTCTCGCCAGGAGAAACGAGAAAGATGCCGACGTTGGTGGATTCTGGTGTGGGAAACATCGTTGGCAGCAGGTATCGACGCTCATTTAGATCGCTGTTGAAGTAGACGTGCTGTTTATTGAATGGGCGATACAGCGCTGTTCGGTAGCTTTCCTTCGTGACATCGATGTGTCGCGATCGCTGGGCAGCGGCCGTGAGCCCACCACTCCACGCGATCTTCGTTTGATCGGTGGATAGTTTGGCGAGGGTTTTTTCTGTAGCTCCACTAATTTGTGACTGATAGAAGGCGACCGTTTGCTCGACATTCTGTTTCAGTGCCGAAATCGACTCGTTGTAAATCCAAGCGTCTCGGTTTGATTTGAGGCCCGCAGAATAGGACTTAAATATCAGTACTGAGTCGGGTTGTTTACTCCCTATCGGAGTGAACTCGGCGAACAAGCTGCTGCGAAGATTGAGCCAGTCGCCGGAGCCGTTTGGTTCGAGTACTTCCCACGGCACGCCGTCGACGCTGCCGTACTCTGCGATGAGCGCGAGCTTCTGCTCGCGGCTCAGGTAATCGCCGATGTCGCGGTAGTGCAGCACGCCCTGCTCCGTGGCATCCGGGTTCTTGACGAGGAGCGAGATCGCCACCGTGGCGCGGCTGCCCTCTCCGAAGACGCCGTCTTTCTCCTTGCGGCGTTGTTCGCCCGAGGTGCGTGCGTTGCCGCGCAGGTTGAACACGTAGAGCGAACTGAACTCGTCCGTCAGACTCTTGCGCAGGCCGTCGGCCGTGTTGCCGTCGAGGAAGCCGCCGTTGGAGACGAAGCAGACGATGCCACGATCCTTGATCTTGTCGCTCGCCCAGCGGATTGCCCGAATGTACGAGTCGTAGAGGCTGTTCTTGTTCTGCGCGGTCGATCGCGCCGCGTAGGTCTCAGCAATCCGTTTATCGAGATACGGGTACTTCAGGTTCTGGTTGTTGTCGTTCGCGCTGTCCTGCCCTGAGGAGTACGGCGGGTTGCCGATGATCACGCGAATATCGAGTGCGTTCTGCGCCTTCACGCGATCGTTGTTGTCGCCGAAGATGCCCTTCGCGTCGAGCTCGTCGTCGTCCTCCGACGACTGGAAGGTGTCGGTGAGCACGATGCCGGGAAATGGCTCGTACTTGTCGGTCTCGTACTGCTCGGCGTGCGCACCGCGCGAGGCGCCGACGATGCCGTGAAATGTCTCCTCGATGTTCACCGCCGCCACGTAATACGCGAGCAGCACGATCTCGTTGGCGTGCAGCTCGTAGCGGTACTTGCGCACGAGATCCGAGGTCTTGATCAGCCCGGATTGCAGCAGTCGAACGATGAACGTGCCGGTACCGGTGAACGGGTCGAGCACGTGCACGCCCTCATCGGAGATCGAGACGCCGAACTCACTGCGCAGCACGTCGTCCGCGCTGTGCAGAATGAAGTCCACTATCTCGTTCGGTGTGTAGACGATGCCGAGACGGTTGCTGGTGTCGCGGAACGCGCCCGAGAAGAACTTCTCGTAGAGCCGCTTGATAGTCGTCTGCTTGCCGGCGGCATCCTCAATCCCGGAGACCGTGCGGCGCACGCTCGCGTAGAACGCGTCCAGCTCCTGGCGCTCGCTCTCCACGTTGGTGCCTTCGAGCGCGTCCACCATGCGCTGCATCACCTGCGACACCGGATTATTGGCGCTGAACGAATAGTCCTCGAACAGGGCGTCGAAGATCGGTTGAGTGATGAGGTGCTGCGAGAGCGACTCGACGGCATCCTTCTCGGTGATCGACGGATTGAGGTTGTCCTGCAGCCCGCCCACGAACGCTTCGAACTCGGTGCGGATGCGCGCATCCGAGCCGGTGACCAGACTCTCGATGCGGGCCTGCTGTCGCGCGGCGATGTCCGCGACGTCGCGCGCCCAGTTCTCCCAGTAATCGCGCTCGCCGACCTTGTCGACGATCTTCGCGTAGATGGCGTCGCGCCAGTCGGCGCCGAGCGTCGACCAGTCCATCGGTACGGCGACCGCCTCAGGGCCGTCCCCGTCACCGGAACCCTCGCCGCGCCAATCCGTCACCGCGATGGCCTGAATCTGGGCGTCGCTGCGGCGGTTGAGATCGAGCTGCTCGATCTTCGCCTCGAAGCGCTCATCGTGCGC
It encodes:
- a CDS encoding DEAD/DEAH box helicase, encoding MSGDSPFSAGTAQPRGIRGLLEQYTRLARDTREKGLLFERLIAQFLRTDPLYSARFDAVWLWQDWPGRDGKPDTGIDLVARESYTGKLCAIQCKFYASDHYLQKSDIDSFFTASGKEGFSSRAIVSTTSHWSKHATDALLGQQIDTFRIGIDQLEASDIDWNRFRLDEPEEMRREPLKDLREHQLEALRAVKQGFTEHDRGKLIMACGTGKTFTSLRIAERTVARGGSVLFLVPSIALLSQTLREWAAQQEIPQRAFAICSDTKVGKKAEDYSVSDLAYPATTNAPSLLKAALGSGPDDGITVYFSTYQSIAVVAEAQAAGLPEFDLVVCDEAHRTTGVTLSGDNESAFVRVHDASYIRAKKRLYMTATPKLYGEAAKTKASEKLAVVVSMDDESRFGPEFHRLGFGAAVERGLLSDYRVLVLAVDEGNVNANFQQEFAQQGELSIPDAARIVGIYNGLAKRGVQGLGPWPMDIAPMRRAVAFSRSIKDSQKVSSMLDGFSGGPAASGVPSFPTAAEQERLEIAGENADATQRAAIDKATVQPLGIQAKHVDGTMNVLVRNTMLDWLKEETDPTENGCRILTNARCLSEGVDVPALDAVIFLNSRDSQVDVVQSVGRVMRKAEGKDYGYIILPIAVPAGESPEQALNDNAKYKVVWDVLRALRAHDERFEAKIEQLDLNRRSDAQIQAIAVTDWRGEGSGDGDGPEAVAVPMDWSTLGADWRDAIYAKIVDKVGERDYWENWARDVADIAARQQARIESLVTGSDARIRTEFEAFVGGLQDNLNPSITEKDAVESLSQHLITQPIFDALFEDYSFSANNPVSQVMQRMVDALEGTNVESERQELDAFYASVRRTVSGIEDAAGKQTTIKRLYEKFFSGAFRDTSNRLGIVYTPNEIVDFILHSADDVLRSEFGVSISDEGVHVLDPFTGTGTFIVRLLQSGLIKTSDLVRKYRYELHANEIVLLAYYVAAVNIEETFHGIVGASRGAHAEQYETDKYEPFPGIVLTDTFQSSEDDDELDAKGIFGDNNDRVKAQNALDIRVIIGNPPYSSGQDSANDNNQNLKYPYLDKRIAETYAARSTAQNKNSLYDSYIRAIRWASDKIKDRGIVCFVSNGGFLDGNTADGLRKSLTDEFSSLYVFNLRGNARTSGEQRRKEKDGVFGEGSRATVAISLLVKNPDATEQGVLHYRDIGDYLSREQKLALIAEYGSVDGVPWEVLEPNGSGDWLNLRSSLFAEFTPIGSKQPDSVLIFKSYSAGLKSNRDAWIYNESISALKQNVEQTVAFYQSQISGATEKTLAKLSTDQTKIAWSGGLTAAAQRSRHIDVTKESYRTALYRPFNKQHVYFNSDLNERRYLLPTMFPTPESTNVGIFLVSPGESSDFSCLLTDSIPDLHLLATGQFYARYTYEARSEQPSLFDDVEPYTRIDNVTDEILAEYRTLYGSQTSKDDVFYFVYGLLHSPDYRTTYAADLKKMLPRIPKLAEASDFWAFAEAGRELAELHLGYESVEPYPLEMAVSRRPRAASSTSGEVDYRVEKMRFAGKAGAWDKSTIRYNDEITLSGIPDEAHEYLLGSRSAIEWILERYQVKVDKASGIRNDPNDWGAEHGDPQYILKLLKSIVTVSVETVRIVKRLPALRIRAEN
- a CDS encoding glycosyltransferase family 2 protein, translating into MAHDTPENTLPGVSYVMPVLNEVAHVRAAVDSLLAQDYEGPIEVTLALGPSIDGTTELVAQLSAADPRISVVQNEIGSTPSGLNIAIRASSYPVVIRVDAHSELPSDYTRIAVETILATGADNVGGIMDAQGITPFERAVARAYGSRIGLGGTPLHLGGSEGPAETVYLGVFRRESLLDAGLFNEDIKRGQDWELNRRIRARGGTVWFTPRLKVTYRPRPNLGKLARQFFSTGIWRGELARRFPAANGIRYFAPPVMVLGVALGFLLGLVGVVQAAVGAAPWLLVGFAIPAIYLVIVIVSAIVVARAEGARAWLWFLIVLPCIHFCWGIGFVLGFLALTRNITEHVGR
- a CDS encoding CDP-alcohol phosphatidyltransferase family protein, encoding MSQEPPLTHRPGGSAEGPNNTRPVSIAELKAVAQPPEVRGRRNAEHWTASLYLRRLSPYITWMLLKTRISANGVTGLMILVGWSTAAALLIPGIWGALVALVLGQLQMLVDCCDGEVARWRHTSSPAGVFLDKVGHYSTEALIPIALGIRAAAYPFETPADFLWTTLGFALALFIVLNKALNDMVHVARANAGLTKLADTHGESTPTHGAVARLRRIAHFVPFHRLYHSVELTMIAFAFAVVGLFIGNELANRILVSVLVPLALLALIGHFVAIMASKRVRS
- a CDS encoding type II toxin-antitoxin system PemK/MazF family toxin gives rise to the protein MGRVAVGDIVTVSFPYSDGSGVKRRPALVLAEADERDVVLCQITSRRSSSPNPVPLRRTDLASGALPIDSFIRPEKLFTASRASLEHVVAAVSTEVLSAARSTAAALLSS
- a CDS encoding AbrB/MazE/SpoVT family DNA-binding domain-containing protein yields the protein MKAKIVRIGNSQGVRIPRALLESARLRGDIEMSIVDDGILLSPVFEPDSGLSLLFMSQSALSDWEKPEEDAAWAGLQ
- a CDS encoding glycosyltransferase family 2 protein, coding for MSAPDLPAALTAPTVGVVVLTQGKRADDLSRGIRSVLAQQGVSVDVVVVGNGWDPASADPALPAGVKTLYLQENLGIPAGRNRGVAHVEGAYIFFLDDDASVPEPSFLADAIATLQADPRIGLLQPRVVDPSGVTSPRRWVPRIRKGEATESGAVFSCWEGAVLLPRTVFDATGGWADPFFYAHEGIELAWRVWDQGRIAWYAGDLVANHPAIEPTRHAYYYRLNARNRVWLARRNLPAVLVPLYVGSWTGVQLLRWARRPAALKAWFGGWREGWRTDPGQRRPMRWRTVWRMTAAGRPPVV
- a CDS encoding HNH endonuclease signature motif containing protein → MNNPVALVEERGLAGAFRCGADVGQLTDDALLGEAAEAEREGRRIDARRVALAAEIAERSRKELGSAGLASRRGCRNANELLQRVTLVSAATAEKRMRLGRETRAQQSLVGLSMPARFPKVSEGLADGSLGVDAAAAIVRVLAPALGRSGIDELATAETELVASATGASDESPVAATADEVRVQAAVWHAFLDPDGAEPAEQKALRRRGLWVGRERDGITSFGGGLMGQAAAQLRRLLDTGLAPKTAPAFMSEEERRGIEAEKDPRTLDQQRHDVFASMLDFVARSGEVPTIGGQAPTLLVSVRAEDLRSGHGTGHLDGEPVPISMRAVKQFACTGGVQQVVFDNAGRIIELGSAQRCFTPQQRRAITLRDGGCLIPGCQIPAGWCEIHHVTPAASEGETHTDNGVLLCWFHHRTIETSRWQIRMIRGVPHIKAPPWIDPRSTWRRATKAPTALADAIHRRAG